A region of the Leeuwenhoekiella sp. MAR_2009_132 genome:
TAAGGCTTTCATTAAATGCCAGGCCATAAAATTACTAGCACCTATATAACGCACCTTACCGCTACGTACTAAATCATCTAAGGCTCTTAAGGTTTCTTCAATGGGCGTTAATGGGTCTGATGTATGCAACTGATATAAATCTATATAATCTGTATTTAGTCTTTTGAGACTTTCATCTACCTGCTGAATAATATGTTTTCTAGATAAGCCTCTGTCGTTTTCTCCTATTCCCATACTACCTCTAACTTTGGTTGCAATAACAAAATCGTCCCGTTTGATAGAAAGATTTTTTATTGCTTTTCCAATCATTAGTTCTGAAAGTCCTTCAGAATAAATATTAGCAGTATCTATAAAATTTACTCCCGCATTAATTACAGTTTTTATCTGCTCATCTACTTCTTGCTGTCCTAAATCTCCCATATAGTTAAAAAAACCCTTTCCGCCATAATTCATTGTTCCTAGACAAAGCGTTGAGACTTTTAATCCTGTATTTCCTAAAATTTTGTAATTCATTAGTTCTAATTTTTGTTCTAGGCAAAGTTGACTAACGATCACAATTCTAATGTAACCAGATTGGGGTTTGTTGTAACCAAAATGAAGAGTAGCGTTTAAGCTTTATGATGCGGAGGTGAGTTACTCACATTCCTGTTAAAATATCTTATAGTAGGAATGTGATTTCTATACAATACAGGTAATGTTTTAATAACCGTGCTTTGAGTAGCATTATCTATTTTCTTTTTTCTTTAGATCTCGCATCGTAACTAACATAGCCATAATTAAGAAGAAATTTGAAAGTATACCGGCAAAAGATCTAAAATCACTATTTTCAAAATCAAGCTCATAAATATTGTAGATTATAAAAATGATATTTACTGCGATTATTAGGTATATAAAATAAAGTTTTTTCATTTTTAGTTTTGAATTTGGGATGTTTTTTACCTCATTTTCTAGTTAACAACCTATTTCTCTTATTTCAATATTTTTTTCTAGATAGCTAGTTCTTGAAAAAAATCCTTTATGTCTTTTGCCAACAAGTTTGGCTGTTCCATTCCAGCAAAATGGCCACCAACCGGCATTTCGGTCCAATGCGTGATATTGAAACCTTTTTCGATATAGGAGCGTGGTGGTGTAGGCAATTCTTTGGGGAATTTTGCGAATCCAACAGGAACATTTATAAAATCGTTTTCGCCAAATTTTAAGGGATGCTTACTGTTTTCATTATACATTCTAATTGATGAATGAATAGTTTGAGTAATCCAATATAGGGTTACGTTTGCGAGTAATTCATCTTTCGTAAACACAGAATAGATTTCTCCATTATTATCGCTCCACGAATTAAATTTTTCAATAATCCAGGCGCATAAACCTATGGGAGAATCATTTAATGCAAAAGCTAATGTTATAGGTTTTGTACTTTGTATGTAAGAATATGCAGCTTCTTTAGAAGCCCAATCTGATGCGTATTTTTGGAAGGCTACCACTTCATCTGTCAATTGCTCACCGTCTTTTAAAAATGGCGTATAAGAGCCAGAAATGTAATTCAGGTGCAAACCAATTAGGTTTAGAGGATATTTTAAAGCGAGCCAGGAGCTAACTCCAGAACCAATATCTCCACCTTGTGCCCCATAGCGGTCATATCCTAATTCTAGCATTAACTTGTGCCATAAATGAGCAACGAATTCTGAATTACAACCTTCAACCTGACTTTTCCCGGAATATCCAAATCCAATAATGGAAGGAATCACTAAATCAAAAGAAATTTCAGCATCATTTGTCAGCAAAGGTATAAGCTTAAGCATTTCGATAAAGGAACCGGGCCAACCGTGAGTTATGATTAAGGGTATGTTTTTTTTTCCTTTTCCTTTAACGTGTATAAAGTGGATATCATAACCATCTATGGTTGCAATTAAATTTGTGAAAGAATTTATTTCAGCCTCTACTTTTCTCCAGTCGAATTTGTACAACCAATAATTGGATAATTCTTTCATAAAAGAAAGGTTAGTTCCGTACATCCAGTTTGAGTCAGATATTTCGTCTGGCCAACGTGTATTCTTAATTCTATTCTTTAAATCGTCAAGAATTTCTTCGGAAATATTTGCTGAAAATGGTTTTATCATTATAATTTTTTTGGCCAATTGAAATGAAAGTTAGCTGCGGTGTCGGCTACGCGTATTGGCGTGATTTAATAACCTAAATTAGCAAATAAATCATAGATAAAAAGTCCACAAGGACTTTCGTAAATTGGCGAAACCCGCAATTAATTTAAAACGGTTTTTACAAAACCTTATTAATTTAGGTTCTGTCTTTGACAACCAGTACTCCTTTGTTCTTGAGTTAGCGTCCAAACATTTATTGCTTTTCTATCAAGTTTGTTCTCAGAATCAGGTTCTACTAATTCAATTTCAATAATACTTTCAGAGGCAATTTTGTAATCAGAATGTTCTATTAAATAACCATTTACAAAAATTCCATTATTTTTTTCAATTCCGAAAAATTTGTTCAATTCAGATTGTGTTTTAAAAGCAGTTTTTTTCTTTAAGCTCACAAAATAAATCCCATTTGCAGTCAGGTTGAAAAACTTATGCTCTTTCCGATTTGGTTTGTCTTTCAAAAAGCTTATTTCTGCAATCAATTCTTTTGCTAGTTCTATAACACGTTCGTTCGCAATAATGTCTTTTTCAATAATTACTGTAGGACAATTTCTTCCACTCACTGGTAATTTTACATAGCTATCTTGAGCATAGCTATTCGATAAAAAGAAACTGAAAATTATAGTTGTAATTATTCTTTTCATATGTGTCTTGTTAATGTTTACTAACGGTTCTGTATAAAAAAAAAGTAGGCGTGCGAAGCAAGAAACTTACAGTTAAGTATGAAGTTTAAAACAAGCATTTGCCATTGATAAATGTGGTTTGCCCTATGATGAAAACTACGTCTCTCTTCTTACTAAAGCCTAGGTCAAAAAAACAATAAATTAAACAGCTAGAATCTGTAGCTACAGATTTTAGCAAAGTATATGAAGGTTTACAATTTATTGCAACAAGGAGTTGTTTTCACCTTAGTACTTTATTGTGCGTAGTTATTTTTTCAATTCTATATTTTTCTTTTTAGTGGGATTTTTTTTAATAGGAACTTTTTTAGAAGGTGTTTTTTTTGCTGGAACTTTCTTTTTCGTTATTATTTTTTCTTTTTTTTCTTCTATTATTTTAGGGTTCTTTTCAAACAGTTCTTCAATTAACTCTTGAATCGGTTTTTTAGGAATTTCTAGAACTTTATAATCTTCCTCAAAAATTTCTTTAAACAAGTCTATGAATTCTTTTTCTCTTCTTAATTTATAAAATAATGGCCAAGTTTTATAACTTTCTTTATCTATATCTCCGTCTTTTCCTATTTTTTTCATTAAAACGTATACATCCTCAACTTTTTCAGATAGTATTAAATGAGCCATT
Encoded here:
- a CDS encoding epoxide hydrolase family protein → MIKPFSANISEEILDDLKNRIKNTRWPDEISDSNWMYGTNLSFMKELSNYWLYKFDWRKVEAEINSFTNLIATIDGYDIHFIHVKGKGKKNIPLIITHGWPGSFIEMLKLIPLLTNDAEISFDLVIPSIIGFGYSGKSQVEGCNSEFVAHLWHKLMLELGYDRYGAQGGDIGSGVSSWLALKYPLNLIGLHLNYISGSYTPFLKDGEQLTDEVVAFQKYASDWASKEAAYSYIQSTKPITLAFALNDSPIGLCAWIIEKFNSWSDNNGEIYSVFTKDELLANVTLYWITQTIHSSIRMYNENSKHPLKFGENDFINVPVGFAKFPKELPTPPRSYIEKGFNITHWTEMPVGGHFAGMEQPNLLAKDIKDFFQELAI